One Aegilops tauschii subsp. strangulata cultivar AL8/78 chromosome 7, Aet v6.0, whole genome shotgun sequence genomic window carries:
- the LOC141027056 gene encoding uncharacterized protein, protein MAADSWDKYLWMSERTCGHAMVRFATAMVEVFGSQYLREPTMADTERLLAISKARGWPGLLGSLDCMHWKWKNCLKALQGQYQGHVKKPTIILEAVASQDLLIWHTFFGMPESHNDINVLQRSPLFVN, encoded by the coding sequence ATGGCTGCTGATTCGTGGGACAAGTACCTATGGATGTCTGAGAGGACATGCGGACATGCCATGGTCAGGTTTGCAACTGCCATGGTCGAGGTGTTTGGATCTCAATACCTGAGAGAACCAACTATGGCAGACACTGAGAGGCTCTTGGCAATCTCAAAAGCAAGAGGGTGGCCAGGTTTGCTTGGATCTcttgattgcatgcattggaaGTGGAAGAACTGCCTGAAGGCTTTACAAGGGCAATATCAGGGTCATGTTAAGAAGCCCACCATAATTCTTGAAGCAGTTGCATCACAAGATCTTTTGATTTGGCACACTTTCTTTGGCATGCCCGaatctcacaatgacatcaatgtgctgCAGCGATCACCATTGTTTGTGAACTGA